A stretch of the Planktothrix sp. FACHB-1365 genome encodes the following:
- a CDS encoding universal stress protein, translated as MFKKILAPLDLSSNSQAVFEQALELAVSNQANLMLLHVLSTDEEISPDFGILVGLSYYPTANQELVYTYQKQWQEFTQKSLDALKSWCQIAMDAGVATEYTQTVGKPGKTICDFAKHWEADLILMGRRGYSALGELLLGSVSQYVVHHGPCSVLIVQSHPS; from the coding sequence ATGTTTAAGAAAATTCTTGCTCCTTTGGATCTGTCTTCCAACAGTCAGGCTGTGTTTGAACAAGCGTTAGAACTGGCAGTAAGCAATCAAGCGAATTTGATGTTACTGCACGTTTTGTCTACGGATGAAGAAATCAGTCCAGATTTTGGCATCTTAGTCGGATTAAGCTACTATCCAACGGCGAATCAAGAATTGGTGTATACCTATCAAAAACAATGGCAAGAGTTTACCCAAAAAAGTTTAGACGCCCTGAAATCTTGGTGTCAAATCGCAATGGATGCAGGGGTGGCGACGGAATATACACAAACCGTTGGTAAACCCGGTAAAACAATTTGTGACTTTGCCAAACATTGGGAAGCGGATTTGATTTTAATGGGACGTCGGGGTTACTCGGCTTTAGGAGAGTTGCTCTTAGGAAGTGTTAGTCAATATGTGGTTCATCATGGGCCTTGTTCGGTATTAATCGTACAATCCCATCCGTCTTAA
- a CDS encoding AbrB family transcriptional regulator — translation MAKTITEKPSTTPLTGKALLQKVKALGNLPRREAARLCGYYTQTKDSQTRANMTEFYDALLAAKGIALDPGRSKDGRGREASFRACVHKNGSLVIGANYTESMGLEAGDQFEIRLGSKHIHLIQVGEKSEEDVLDEE, via the coding sequence ATGGCAAAAACAATCACAGAAAAGCCTTCAACTACTCCACTAACAGGTAAAGCCTTATTACAGAAAGTTAAAGCTTTGGGCAACTTACCTCGTCGGGAAGCGGCTCGTTTGTGCGGGTATTATACCCAAACAAAAGATAGCCAAACTCGCGCCAATATGACAGAATTTTACGATGCGTTACTGGCAGCAAAGGGCATTGCCTTAGATCCAGGTCGCAGCAAAGATGGACGGGGAAGGGAAGCAAGTTTTCGGGCTTGTGTGCATAAAAACGGTTCCCTGGTTATTGGTGCGAACTATACTGAATCCATGGGATTAGAAGCCGGAGATCAATTTGAAATTCGCTTAGGTTCAAAACACATCCATTTGATTCAAGTTGGGGAGAAATCTGAAGAAGATGTCCTCGATGAAGAATAA
- a CDS encoding CPBP family intramembrane glutamic endopeptidase produces MIFSWLANAPTLIKIAVFFGVWMGLWMPIAVVSAFALNWRPSEPLNETQKLTLLASLYGIAPIVLWKVSQVEGRSFFDYGLAWRSQFFRSIAIGFGLAVISLIALFGFQFILGWLNWRQQHWENIGEQSSSLNFGRHPIKGWIKIWEKILVFGPILLIALWISSTEELIFRGFLQKQLQQEYSAFIAAVIASVIFALTHLLWDVRNTLPQLPGLGLMGMVLTFACLGQGGSLGLAIGLHAGWIWGIASLDTLGGVEATQKVPEWVTGLGGKPLAGMLGIVMLLVVAGLLEIVYP; encoded by the coding sequence ATGATATTTTCATGGCTTGCAAATGCGCCAACCCTGATTAAAATTGCTGTTTTTTTTGGGGTGTGGATGGGTTTATGGATGCCAATTGCTGTTGTCAGTGCATTCGCTCTCAATTGGCGTCCTTCTGAACCCCTAAATGAAACCCAAAAATTGACGTTGCTGGCGTCGCTTTATGGAATTGCTCCGATAGTTTTGTGGAAAGTTAGCCAAGTTGAGGGTCGATCCTTCTTTGATTATGGTTTAGCTTGGCGATCGCAGTTTTTCAGATCAATTGCCATTGGTTTCGGTCTGGCTGTTATCAGCCTGATCGCCTTATTTGGTTTTCAATTTATCCTGGGTTGGCTCAATTGGCGACAACAACACTGGGAAAATATAGGTGAACAGTCCTCTTCCCTAAATTTTGGGCGTCACCCTATAAAGGGATGGATTAAAATATGGGAAAAAATATTAGTTTTCGGGCCAATTCTGCTGATAGCGCTGTGGATTAGTAGTACCGAGGAGTTAATCTTTCGAGGATTTTTACAAAAACAATTACAGCAAGAATATTCAGCCTTTATCGCCGCCGTGATCGCCAGTGTGATTTTTGCCCTGACCCATCTGTTATGGGACGTCCGCAACACATTACCCCAATTACCCGGATTAGGATTAATGGGAATGGTGTTGACTTTCGCCTGTTTGGGTCAGGGGGGGTCTTTAGGTCTAGCCATTGGACTACACGCAGGTTGGATTTGGGGGATAGCCAGTTTGGATACCCTGGGAGGAGTTGAGGCTACCCAGAAAGTTCCTGAATGGGTCACAGGGTTAGGGGGAAAACCCTTAGCCGGGATGTTGGGAATAGTAATGTTGTTAGTGGTCGCGGGTTTATTAGAAATCGTTTACCCTTGA
- the lpxD gene encoding UDP-3-O-(3-hydroxymyristoyl)glucosamine N-acyltransferase: MKFSELVEKLNSGITSHSLTDNPNLDPDIHGVAAVDKATSGTLSYIEGLKFASFVQQSAASALILPVEEGLQTQATEQGKAWISVANPRLVFAEAIALFYQPYQPQPSIHPSAVIDPSAQIGSEVYIGPHVVIQAGVTIGNQVCLHPNVVIYPQVTIGDRSILHANCTIHERAQIGCDCVIHSGAVIGAEGFGFVPTQHGWMKMEQSGITVLEDGVEVGCNSTIDRPSVGETRIGKATKLDNLVHIGHGCTIGQNCAFAAQVGLAGGVTIGNGVLLAGQVGISNQVKVGDGVIVTAQSGVHHNISRGEMVSGSPALANKLYLKTAAVYRRLPELYQSLKALERRFRES, translated from the coding sequence ATGAAGTTTAGTGAACTGGTTGAAAAACTCAATAGTGGAATTACGAGTCATAGTTTGACCGATAACCCCAACCTCGATCCCGATATTCATGGGGTGGCGGCGGTGGATAAAGCCACCTCTGGAACTCTCAGCTATATTGAAGGATTAAAATTTGCCTCCTTTGTACAGCAGTCTGCTGCGAGTGCGCTGATTTTACCTGTGGAGGAAGGGTTACAAACTCAAGCCACAGAACAGGGTAAAGCGTGGATTTCGGTAGCAAATCCTCGGCTAGTTTTTGCCGAAGCGATCGCCTTATTTTATCAACCTTACCAACCGCAACCCTCGATTCATCCGAGTGCGGTGATTGATCCGAGTGCCCAAATTGGCTCAGAGGTTTATATTGGCCCCCATGTGGTGATTCAAGCGGGGGTGACGATCGGAAATCAGGTGTGTTTACATCCGAATGTGGTGATTTATCCCCAAGTAACCATTGGCGATCGCAGTATCTTACACGCCAATTGTACGATTCATGAACGCGCCCAAATCGGTTGTGATTGTGTGATTCATAGTGGCGCTGTCATCGGGGCTGAAGGCTTTGGTTTTGTTCCCACCCAACACGGTTGGATGAAAATGGAACAATCGGGAATTACCGTCTTAGAAGACGGGGTGGAAGTGGGATGTAATAGTACGATTGATCGCCCCTCTGTGGGAGAAACCCGCATCGGAAAAGCCACAAAATTAGACAATTTAGTACATATTGGTCACGGCTGTACCATCGGTCAGAATTGCGCCTTTGCCGCCCAAGTAGGGTTAGCTGGAGGGGTCACCATTGGAAATGGGGTGTTATTAGCGGGTCAAGTCGGTATTTCTAATCAAGTGAAGGTGGGGGATGGGGTCATCGTTACGGCTCAATCTGGAGTTCACCATAATATTTCACGGGGAGAGATGGTTTCCGGTTCCCCGGCTCTTGCTAACAAGCTTTATTTAAAAACGGCGGCGGTTTATAGACGATTACCTGAATTGTACCAATCTTTAAAAGCCTTAGAACGTCGTTTTAGAGAGTCTTAG
- a CDS encoding YegS/Rv2252/BmrU family lipid kinase has translation MTAIIALLADETQQEKLVNFITQHENVLSHYRLMGLDNLAGALKQRTWLRIETVLPLRQAGDMVIASKIIAGEEIAAVIYLVEPTQTTFSELPLLTLLRVCNIYNIPIASNIGTAEAIIVQLRRTRSAYLIFNPVSGVGNANQDLLLIRQLLEPYFHLKVHLTTPETDPTELAKEAVEQQVDLVIASGGDGTVSAVAGAVINTNIPLGIIPRGTANAFSVALGIPTNIQGACEVIIAGLIRTIDVANCNGLPMILLAGIGFEAETVSKADRETKKRWGPLAYIMAGWQQLNEQTDFETEIEINGEINQCEAAAITVANVAPATSVLAQGLGQVIPDDGLLEVLMYTSPVDKMQALAGMVRLLGAGLLKTEIQRDNMIAFRTQRLKITTNPPQKVVLDGEIIGTTPIEVECVPKGLKIMTPAISAVPNVEEVATLNEVEMEVNEIENSLVEILPLEKPGL, from the coding sequence ATGACTGCGATCATTGCCCTACTCGCTGATGAGACTCAGCAAGAAAAGCTCGTGAATTTTATAACTCAACACGAGAATGTCCTATCCCATTACCGCCTCATGGGTTTAGACAATCTTGCAGGTGCTTTAAAACAGAGGACATGGTTAAGGATTGAGACAGTGTTACCTCTGCGACAAGCAGGGGATATGGTCATCGCCTCAAAAATAATTGCAGGGGAAGAGATTGCTGCGGTTATTTATTTAGTAGAACCCACCCAAACGACTTTTTCTGAGTTACCGCTTTTAACATTACTCCGAGTTTGCAATATCTACAATATTCCGATTGCGAGTAATATTGGAACCGCAGAAGCAATTATTGTTCAACTGCGCCGAACTCGTTCTGCGTATTTAATTTTTAATCCTGTTTCAGGGGTAGGAAATGCTAATCAAGATTTATTATTAATTCGACAATTATTAGAACCTTATTTTCATTTAAAAGTTCACTTAACAACACCGGAAACTGATCCAACGGAATTAGCAAAAGAAGCGGTAGAACAACAAGTTGATTTAGTGATTGCATCGGGGGGAGATGGGACGGTTTCGGCTGTAGCCGGAGCCGTGATTAATACGAATATTCCATTAGGAATTATCCCCAGAGGCACGGCTAATGCTTTTTCGGTGGCGTTAGGAATTCCGACGAATATTCAGGGGGCTTGTGAAGTGATTATTGCCGGATTAATCCGTACGATTGATGTGGCAAATTGTAATGGTTTACCGATGATTTTATTAGCTGGAATTGGGTTTGAAGCCGAAACGGTGAGTAAAGCAGATCGAGAAACGAAAAAACGCTGGGGGCCGTTAGCTTATATTATGGCAGGATGGCAACAACTAAACGAACAAACAGACTTTGAAACGGAAATAGAAATTAATGGTGAAATCAATCAATGTGAAGCCGCCGCGATTACGGTTGCCAATGTTGCTCCTGCTACTTCTGTTTTAGCACAAGGATTAGGTCAGGTGATTCCTGATGATGGATTGTTAGAAGTTTTAATGTATACCTCTCCTGTCGATAAAATGCAAGCCTTGGCGGGAATGGTGCGTTTATTAGGGGCGGGTTTACTGAAAACAGAAATTCAACGAGATAATATGATTGCCTTTCGGACTCAACGCCTTAAAATTACAACTAATCCTCCTCAAAAAGTTGTTTTAGATGGGGAAATTATTGGCACAACACCGATAGAAGTAGAATGTGTTCCTAAAGGATTAAAAATTATGACTCCTGCGATTTCTGCTGTACCAAATGTTGAAGAAGTTGCAACTTTGAATGAGGTTGAGATGGAAGTTAATGAAATAGAGAATAGCTTAGTGGAGATCCTCCCCCTTGAAAAGCCAGGGCTTTAA
- the ruvB gene encoding Holliday junction branch migration DNA helicase RuvB produces the protein MAIISSKKQSPEPEPSDKFSGLTTPAAKKSRKSKTQEPMDELDYLLEAEATPQEEINRQQDEKIRPHRLEDYIGQKDLKDVLSIAIAAAKSRQEPLDHLLLYGPPGLGKTTMSLILASEMGVTCKITTAPALEKPRDIAGLLVSLKPGEVLFIDEIHRLSKVAEEILYPAMEDCRLDITIGQGRSAKTRSIPLKPFTIVGATTRVGSLTAPLRDRFGIIQRLRFYEIDELSLIVQRTAKLLNTPITPEGAIEIAQRARGTPRIANRLLRRVRDYVQVKSTGEINAEIANIALEVFNVDPMGLDWTDRNMLSAMIENFKGGPVGLETMAAITGEDTQTIEEVYEPYLMQIGFIQRTNRGRVATPAAWKHLGFDHPENR, from the coding sequence ATGGCGATTATTTCTTCCAAAAAGCAGTCCCCTGAACCTGAACCCTCGGATAAGTTCTCTGGGTTGACGACTCCAGCAGCTAAAAAATCCAGAAAATCTAAGACTCAGGAACCGATGGATGAGTTGGATTATTTATTAGAAGCAGAAGCAACACCCCAGGAAGAAATTAATCGTCAACAGGATGAAAAAATTCGTCCCCATCGGTTAGAAGATTATATTGGACAAAAGGATTTAAAAGATGTTTTATCCATTGCGATCGCGGCTGCTAAATCTCGTCAGGAACCGTTAGATCATTTATTATTATATGGCCCTCCGGGTTTAGGAAAAACCACTATGTCGCTGATTTTAGCGTCGGAAATGGGGGTAACGTGTAAAATTACAACGGCTCCGGCGTTAGAAAAACCCCGTGATATTGCGGGATTATTAGTCAGTTTAAAGCCGGGAGAAGTGTTATTTATTGATGAAATTCATCGCTTATCAAAAGTCGCAGAAGAAATTTTATATCCGGCGATGGAAGATTGCCGATTAGATATTACTATTGGTCAAGGGCGATCGGCAAAAACTCGCAGTATTCCCCTCAAACCCTTTACCATTGTGGGTGCAACAACGCGGGTGGGTTCTTTAACCGCTCCGTTACGCGATCGCTTTGGAATTATTCAACGATTACGCTTTTATGAAATTGATGAATTAAGTTTAATTGTACAACGCACTGCCAAATTATTAAATACTCCCATTACCCCAGAAGGAGCGATCGAAATTGCTCAACGTGCGAGGGGAACGCCTCGAATTGCAAATCGGTTATTACGTCGAGTTCGAGATTATGTTCAAGTCAAAAGTACGGGAGAAATTAATGCGGAAATTGCTAATATTGCCTTAGAAGTTTTTAATGTTGATCCGATGGGATTAGATTGGACAGATCGCAATATGTTAAGTGCGATGATTGAAAACTTTAAAGGCGGGCCAGTGGGATTAGAAACAATGGCGGCAATTACGGGGGAAGATACCCAAACTATTGAGGAAGTTTATGAACCTTATTTAATGCAAATTGGGTTTATTCAACGCACAAACCGGGGTCGTGTGGCGACACCTGCGGCGTGGAAACATTTAGGATTTGATCATCCTGAAAATCGTTAA
- a CDS encoding AbrB family transcriptional regulator produces MNKPAPTPLTGKALLQKVKELSHMPRRETAKLCGYYSTTKDNQVRVNLTDFYDAVLKARGIPLSPDGTKDGRGREATYMVSVHKNGQIVIGSTYTKEMRLKPGDEFDIKLGYKHIHLIQVENGKDASSGDEEE; encoded by the coding sequence ATGAATAAACCTGCACCAACTCCCTTAACCGGAAAGGCTCTGCTTCAAAAAGTAAAAGAACTGTCTCATATGCCTCGGCGTGAAACAGCAAAGCTGTGCGGTTATTACAGCACGACAAAGGACAACCAAGTTCGCGTCAATCTCACAGATTTTTATGATGCAGTGCTGAAAGCACGGGGGATTCCGCTTAGTCCCGATGGTACAAAAGATGGTCGGGGTCGGGAAGCAACTTATATGGTGAGCGTTCACAAAAACGGTCAAATTGTAATAGGCTCAACCTACACCAAAGAAATGAGACTGAAACCCGGTGATGAGTTTGATATCAAGCTCGGATACAAGCATATTCACCTGATTCAAGTCGAAAATGGAAAAGACGCCAGCAGTGGCGATGAAGAAGAGTAA
- a CDS encoding HEAT repeat domain-containing protein — translation MTNFYDVETLKRRLHQLSDEQLKQDYLRGALTFDFLAKVLKEVESEDLTLRVVSLALKLNVIQGTLLTKTVKPEFQNKAFSLVMPLNLPLAFKIRLLAQTRSPLLLPWFFKGLHHPNEPVNAWSAWAITQIGQAAEPLLLKALKDPLQKTRLWATWGLGQIASDRAIRGLILALNHEDSQVRWRAAAALGKIKNRLAITKLREILASDPDHYVRGRAATALGFLGGVSAITGLKNALDDAEFYVYTNAVYGLEMINDSFAIKVLLQALNHNNADVRTRVVEVLGRIGNEFVINKLLKKIHDPDPFVRAKVVETIQSMNTPSTINGLKTALNDTDVYVRSWAETALDKLDSSESTTFLTTLFNPNIVSPYSHLPKLWISSRAEAKNYILEHFQGAKISYLISIGSPGSELPEGFDQVPTRWRLEFDDIDTPYHDPEYILPSLKHILEALHFMKSVQANEGDLLIHCQGGISRSTAIAFILYAYRLGIGKEEEALNYILTIQPQAMPNQWIVELADIALKRGGRLIQALRNYRRSF, via the coding sequence ATGACTAATTTCTACGATGTTGAAACACTGAAAAGACGGCTGCATCAGTTGAGTGATGAACAACTCAAACAAGACTATTTGCGAGGGGCATTAACCTTTGATTTTCTTGCAAAAGTGTTGAAAGAAGTTGAGTCCGAAGACTTGACCCTACGAGTGGTGAGTTTGGCTTTAAAATTAAATGTTATTCAAGGAACATTGTTAACAAAAACTGTTAAACCTGAATTTCAAAATAAAGCCTTTTCTCTGGTCATGCCATTAAATCTTCCCCTGGCTTTTAAAATTCGTTTATTAGCGCAAACTCGTTCACCTTTATTACTTCCTTGGTTTTTTAAAGGATTACATCATCCCAATGAACCTGTTAATGCTTGGTCAGCTTGGGCGATTACTCAAATCGGTCAAGCCGCCGAACCTTTATTATTAAAAGCATTAAAAGATCCCTTACAAAAAACTCGCCTTTGGGCAACTTGGGGATTAGGACAAATTGCCAGTGATCGAGCTATTCGGGGATTAATTCTTGCTCTTAATCATGAAGATAGCCAAGTTCGTTGGCGAGCGGCGGCGGCATTAGGTAAAATTAAAAATCGTTTAGCAATCACAAAATTAAGAGAAATTTTAGCTTCCGATCCCGATCATTATGTTCGAGGTCGAGCCGCAACGGCTTTAGGATTTTTAGGAGGAGTATCGGCAATTACAGGGTTAAAAAATGCCCTTGATGATGCTGAATTTTATGTTTATACCAATGCCGTTTATGGATTGGAAATGATTAATGATTCCTTTGCCATTAAGGTACTCTTACAAGCCCTCAATCATAATAACGCCGATGTCAGAACTCGTGTCGTTGAAGTGTTGGGACGCATTGGTAATGAATTTGTAATTAATAAACTTTTGAAAAAAATTCATGATCCCGATCCTTTTGTTCGGGCAAAAGTGGTTGAAACCATTCAATCGATGAATACCCCTTCAACCATTAATGGATTAAAAACCGCTTTAAATGATACGGATGTTTATGTGCGATCTTGGGCAGAAACAGCTTTAGATAAATTAGATTCTTCAGAATCAACAACATTTTTAACAACCTTATTTAATCCTAATATTGTTTCGCCTTATTCCCATTTACCTAAACTTTGGATTTCCTCTAGGGCCGAAGCTAAAAACTATATTTTAGAACACTTTCAAGGCGCTAAGATTAGCTATTTAATTTCTATTGGTAGTCCCGGTAGTGAACTGCCTGAAGGGTTTGATCAAGTTCCGACTCGATGGCGATTAGAATTTGATGATATTGATACGCCTTATCATGATCCTGAATATATTTTACCAAGTCTTAAACATATTTTAGAAGCTTTGCATTTTATGAAATCGGTTCAAGCCAATGAAGGAGATTTATTAATTCATTGTCAAGGGGGAATTAGTCGTTCAACGGCGATCGCATTTATCCTTTATGCCTATCGTTTAGGGATAGGAAAAGAAGAAGAAGCCCTCAACTATATCTTAACAATTCAGCCTCAAGCGATGCCCAATCAATGGATTGTAGAATTAGCGGATATTGCCCTAAAACGAGGGGGACGATTAATTCAAGCGCTACGCAATTATCGTCGTTCTTTTTGA
- a CDS encoding radical SAM protein: MTTATISTPQFTPVYGPVWSWRYGKSLGIDPIGEISTCSFNCVYCQLGEIKLKTQQRQIYVPTEQILQALAQFAPWDVDVITLSGSGEPTLAANLGEILIGIKTLTQCPTLVLTNGTTLSDSQVREQLTLADRVSVKLDGISTAQLQRVNQPVREINLTQLLLDLQEFRRIFPGELGIQTMILSPWSLSDRQEYQRWIKAISPTEIQLNTPTRPKPLKHELAGRENHPSPENLPYQARKLKSVQPSILQDFAQEIQAQTGIPVRYPPVSN, encoded by the coding sequence ATGACAACCGCAACAATTTCTACTCCACAATTTACCCCGGTCTATGGCCCTGTGTGGTCGTGGCGCTATGGAAAATCCTTGGGAATTGATCCCATCGGTGAGATTTCCACCTGTTCTTTTAATTGTGTTTATTGTCAACTCGGAGAAATTAAACTTAAAACCCAACAGCGTCAAATTTATGTTCCCACCGAGCAAATTTTACAAGCCTTAGCTCAGTTTGCGCCTTGGGATGTGGATGTAATTACCTTAAGTGGAAGTGGAGAACCAACCTTAGCCGCAAATTTAGGGGAAATTTTAATCGGAATTAAAACCCTCACACAGTGTCCAACTTTGGTATTAACAAACGGGACAACATTATCAGATTCTCAAGTTCGAGAACAATTAACTTTAGCCGATCGGGTATCTGTAAAACTCGATGGTATTTCAACCGCCCAACTTCAACGAGTGAATCAACCCGTCAGGGAAATTAATTTAACACAGCTACTCCTAGATCTGCAAGAATTTCGTCGCATTTTCCCTGGAGAATTGGGAATCCAAACGATGATTTTATCGCCTTGGTCATTATCAGATCGTCAAGAATATCAACGTTGGATCAAAGCGATCTCACCCACCGAAATTCAACTGAATACTCCCACTCGTCCCAAACCGTTAAAACATGAATTAGCCGGACGAGAAAATCATCCCTCCCCTGAAAATCTCCCCTATCAAGCTCGGAAACTCAAATCGGTTCAGCCTTCTATCTTACAAGATTTTGCTCAAGAAATTCAAGCGCAAACCGGAATTCCTGTCCGCTATCCTCCCGTCTCTAATTGA
- a CDS encoding DUF2358 domain-containing protein, whose amino-acid sequence MNIKITSQDYTAQVQNVIDTLNQDLPLLFNQDISYDIYTPDIEFIDPVNRFKGKFSYRIVFWTLRFHGQLFFTELYFDLHDVQQTASDIITANWTVRGTLRLPWKPRLFFNGYSTYKLTSQGLIYKTSLGD is encoded by the coding sequence ATGAATATTAAAATAACTAGCCAAGACTATACGGCTCAAGTTCAAAACGTCATTGATACCTTAAACCAAGATTTACCCCTTTTATTTAACCAAGATATTTCCTATGATATTTATACCCCGGATATAGAGTTTATTGACCCGGTAAATCGGTTTAAAGGTAAGTTTAGTTATCGGATTGTTTTTTGGACGTTACGGTTTCACGGTCAGTTATTTTTTACAGAATTGTATTTTGATTTACATGATGTTCAACAAACTGCATCCGATATTATTACTGCTAACTGGACAGTGCGGGGAACTTTGCGTTTACCCTGGAAACCTCGATTATTTTTTAATGGATATTCTACCTATAAGCTTACTTCTCAAGGCTTAATTTATAAGACAAGCCTGGGAGATTGA
- the rlmD gene encoding 23S rRNA (uracil(1939)-C(5))-methyltransferase RlmD, whose product MMWQQGQQVEIEITDLTDDGNGVGRYQDRVVFVPDAVPGDRLRVRLVRVKSKYAEGKVQDILEASPYRVSPRCIVADKCGGCQWQHIDYEFQLQAKRDLVVKALERIGGFIEPPVEPVLAGESPLGYRNKVTYPLGRSATGQVQAGYFQKHSHRLVNLNQCPVQDQRLNPLLANIKQDIQKRGWSIYDEPQHRGKLRHLSLRIGQRTGEMLLTLIATQGSLPGLQEQAETWLEQYPSLKGVCLNINADQTNAIFGQETRCLAGQPYLKEEFGGLSFLLRPDTFFQINTEVAEALLQIMLQDLNLQGTERIVDAYCGIGTFTLPLAKDLLQKQAGSKPSLQSPQVIGLEVQEMAIEQARQNAILNQIDTVEFKLGTVQKLLPQLGYKPDIVLLDPPRKGCDRRVLETLLDLQPQRLIYISCKPATLARDLKVLCETGVYELIRVQPADFFPQTSHVECAAFLSRSSQQ is encoded by the coding sequence ATGATGTGGCAGCAAGGACAACAAGTAGAAATTGAAATTACAGATTTAACCGATGATGGCAATGGAGTGGGCCGTTACCAAGATCGAGTAGTATTTGTTCCTGATGCAGTTCCGGGCGATCGTCTGCGGGTGCGACTGGTGCGGGTCAAAAGTAAGTATGCGGAAGGGAAGGTGCAGGATATCTTAGAAGCATCCCCGTATCGGGTTTCCCCACGCTGTATTGTGGCGGATAAATGTGGGGGCTGTCAGTGGCAACATATTGATTATGAATTTCAATTACAAGCCAAACGGGATTTAGTCGTTAAAGCCTTAGAACGGATTGGGGGATTTATCGAGCCTCCGGTGGAGCCCGTATTAGCGGGAGAATCGCCTCTAGGATATCGCAATAAAGTTACCTATCCCCTAGGACGTTCTGCAACGGGTCAAGTTCAGGCGGGTTACTTTCAGAAACATAGTCATCGTTTAGTTAACTTAAATCAATGTCCGGTACAAGATCAACGTCTAAATCCTTTACTAGCGAATATTAAGCAAGATATTCAAAAGCGAGGGTGGTCAATTTATGACGAACCCCAACACCGAGGAAAACTTCGCCATCTGTCCCTGAGAATTGGACAACGCACCGGGGAAATGTTGTTAACTTTAATTGCGACTCAGGGGAGTTTACCCGGACTGCAAGAACAAGCAGAAACTTGGTTAGAACAATATCCTTCTTTAAAGGGGGTGTGTTTAAATATCAATGCGGATCAAACCAATGCAATTTTTGGTCAGGAAACACGCTGTTTAGCGGGTCAACCCTATTTAAAGGAAGAATTTGGGGGACTCAGTTTTTTACTTAGACCCGATACGTTTTTTCAAATTAATACAGAAGTGGCAGAAGCGTTATTACAAATAATGCTACAAGACCTCAATTTACAAGGAACTGAACGGATCGTTGATGCCTATTGTGGAATTGGGACATTTACCTTACCTCTAGCAAAGGATTTACTGCAAAAACAAGCGGGTTCTAAGCCGTCGTTACAGTCCCCTCAAGTGATCGGTTTGGAAGTACAAGAAATGGCGATTGAGCAGGCTCGGCAAAATGCTATTTTAAATCAAATTGACACCGTTGAGTTTAAACTAGGAACGGTACAAAAGTTATTACCCCAGTTAGGGTATAAACCTGATATTGTGTTACTTGATCCACCTCGAAAAGGATGCGATCGCAGGGTATTAGAAACCTTGCTAGATCTCCAACCTCAACGACTGATCTATATCAGTTGTAAACCCGCAACCTTAGCACGGGATCTAAAAGTTTTATGCGAAACGGGAGTCTATGAATTAATACGGGTACAACCTGCGGATTTTTTCCCGCAAACGTCCCATGTTGAATGTGCTGCTTTTTTAAGTCGTTCATCCCAGCAATGA
- a CDS encoding allophycocyanin subunit alpha-B: MTVVSQVILKADDELRYPSVGELKSINDFLKTGEQRVRIASTLADNEKKIVDRASNQLWKKRPDFIAPGGNASGSRERSLCLRDYGWYLRLITYGILSGDKDPIESIGLVGVKEMYNSLGVPMPGMVEAIVCLKEASLALLDDEDAKEAAPYFDFIIQAMS; this comes from the coding sequence ATGACAGTAGTTAGCCAAGTTATTCTCAAAGCTGATGATGAACTCCGTTATCCGAGTGTTGGTGAACTTAAAAGCATCAATGACTTTTTGAAAACGGGTGAACAGCGCGTGCGGATTGCTTCCACACTGGCTGATAATGAAAAAAAGATTGTAGATCGTGCCAGTAACCAACTGTGGAAAAAACGCCCTGACTTTATTGCCCCCGGTGGTAATGCGTCAGGTTCACGGGAACGGTCTTTATGCTTGCGGGATTATGGCTGGTATCTGCGCTTAATTACCTATGGGATTCTGTCTGGTGACAAAGATCCCATTGAAAGCATTGGTTTGGTGGGGGTCAAAGAAATGTATAACTCTTTAGGCGTTCCCATGCCCGGAATGGTAGAAGCCATTGTTTGTCTCAAAGAAGCGTCTCTGGCGTTACTCGATGACGAAGATGCTAAAGAAGCAGCCCCTTACTTTGACTTTATCATTCAAGCCATGTCCTAA